A single window of Leptolyngbya ohadii IS1 DNA harbors:
- the glgX gene encoding glycogen debranching protein GlgX, whose amino-acid sequence MYLSVWPGQPYPLGATWDGKGTNFALFSEHATGVELCLFDKKGRETRLKLTEVSNFVWHGYVPSIGPGQRYGFRVYGPYAPQEGHRFNPNKLLIDPYAKAVDGDIEFGEEIFGYRWGDPAEDLSYSELDDAHLIPKGIIIDENFDWEGDDLLQTPRHETVIYEVHVKGFTKLHPEIPPELRGTYAGLAHPAAISHLQALGVTAVELMPVHHFLAKPGHLVGKGLSNYWGYDSINYMAPYAGFSASGKQGQQVAEFKHMVKALHRAGIEVILDVVYNHTGEGNHMGPTLSLRGIDNASYYRLVEGMPRYYMDFTGCGNSLNVRHPQVLKLIMDSLRYWVLEMHVDGFRFDLASALARELYAVDRLASFFDIIHQDPILADVKLIAEPWDVGEGGYQVGEFPLLWSEWNGKYRDTVRDFWRGEDSRLAEFAYRFTGSSDLYQSNGRNPSASINFITAHDGFTLRDLVSYNEKHNEANGEENRDGESHNRSWNCGAEGETDDPDILELRQKQQRNFLVTLMLAQGIPMLVCGDEMGRSQKGNNNAYCQDNELSWLHWDLQEDNEQLLNFTRELIHFRRNHPVFRRRKWFQGRAIRGSGVNDIAWFNPDGKRMTEEQWHDGFAKAIGIFLNGQEILTPGAFGERIVDDSFLVFFNAHYEPLDFYLPAGLDKWAWIKLIDTTSPRMIEDGDRFVEDKPITVADRSIVLLKCLGMA is encoded by the coding sequence ATGTACCTATCAGTCTGGCCCGGTCAGCCCTATCCCCTGGGAGCCACCTGGGACGGAAAGGGGACAAACTTTGCTCTCTTTTCAGAACACGCCACGGGTGTAGAACTCTGCCTGTTCGACAAGAAAGGACGCGAAACTCGCCTAAAGCTCACCGAAGTCAGTAACTTTGTCTGGCATGGCTATGTGCCGTCGATCGGTCCCGGTCAACGGTATGGATTTCGGGTTTACGGACCCTATGCGCCGCAGGAGGGGCATCGGTTCAATCCCAATAAGCTGCTGATCGACCCCTACGCGAAGGCGGTAGACGGCGATATTGAGTTTGGCGAGGAAATCTTTGGCTATCGCTGGGGCGACCCGGCAGAGGATTTATCCTACTCGGAACTGGACGATGCCCATCTAATTCCCAAGGGCATTATCATCGACGAAAATTTTGACTGGGAAGGCGACGACCTGCTGCAAACGCCGCGCCACGAAACCGTCATCTACGAAGTCCACGTCAAGGGCTTTACCAAACTGCATCCGGAAATTCCGCCCGAACTGCGGGGAACCTATGCGGGATTGGCACATCCAGCAGCAATCTCCCATTTGCAAGCCCTGGGCGTTACGGCAGTAGAGCTGATGCCCGTCCACCACTTCCTCGCGAAGCCGGGACATCTGGTAGGCAAAGGCTTATCGAACTACTGGGGCTACGACTCAATTAACTATATGGCTCCCTACGCGGGTTTCAGCGCCTCCGGCAAGCAGGGGCAGCAGGTGGCAGAATTCAAGCATATGGTGAAGGCACTCCACCGTGCCGGGATTGAGGTGATTCTGGACGTGGTGTACAACCACACGGGCGAAGGCAATCACATGGGTCCTACCCTGTCGCTACGCGGAATCGACAATGCCTCCTACTATCGCCTGGTGGAAGGAATGCCCCGCTACTACATGGACTTTACCGGATGCGGCAATTCCCTCAACGTCCGCCATCCCCAAGTCCTGAAGCTGATTATGGACAGCCTGCGCTACTGGGTGCTGGAAATGCACGTAGACGGCTTCCGGTTTGACCTTGCCTCTGCCCTGGCTCGCGAACTCTATGCGGTCGATCGCCTTGCCTCTTTCTTCGACATCATTCACCAAGATCCCATCCTGGCGGACGTAAAGCTGATCGCAGAACCCTGGGATGTGGGCGAGGGCGGCTATCAGGTCGGGGAATTTCCGCTGCTGTGGTCGGAGTGGAACGGCAAATATCGCGATACGGTGCGGGACTTCTGGCGGGGTGAGGACAGTCGCTTAGCAGAATTCGCCTATCGGTTTACGGGCAGTTCCGACCTCTACCAGAGCAACGGACGCAACCCCAGCGCCAGCATTAACTTTATTACCGCCCACGATGGCTTTACCCTGCGCGACCTGGTGAGCTACAACGAGAAGCACAACGAGGCAAACGGGGAAGAAAACCGCGACGGCGAAAGCCACAACCGATCGTGGAACTGCGGCGCGGAGGGCGAAACAGACGACCCAGACATCCTGGAACTGCGGCAAAAACAGCAGCGCAATTTTCTGGTGACGCTGATGCTGGCTCAGGGGATTCCCATGCTGGTCTGCGGCGACGAAATGGGTCGATCGCAAAAGGGCAACAACAACGCCTACTGTCAGGACAATGAGCTTTCCTGGCTACACTGGGACTTGCAGGAGGACAACGAGCAGCTGCTCAACTTCACCCGTGAGCTGATTCACTTCCGGCGCAACCATCCCGTCTTCCGGCGACGCAAGTGGTTCCAGGGACGGGCGATTCGGGGGTCAGGCGTAAACGATATTGCCTGGTTCAACCCGGACGGCAAGCGGATGACCGAGGAACAGTGGCACGACGGCTTTGCCAAGGCAATCGGCATTTTCCTCAACGGTCAGGAGATTTTGACACCGGGAGCATTTGGCGAACGCATTGTGGATGATAGCTTCCTGGTCTTCTTCAACGCCCACTACGAGCCGCTGGACTTCTACCTGCCCGCCGGACTGGATAAATGGGCATGGATCAAGCTGATTGATACCACCTCCCCCCGTATGATTGAGGACGGAGATCGCTTCGTGGAAGACAAACCTATTACCGTCGCCGATCGATCGATCGTGCTGCTGAAGTGTTTGGGGATGGCGTAG
- a CDS encoding DUF3370 domain-containing protein, translating into MLSGILAMAIMGQTLMAQTPMGQTLMGQSLMAQTPAPTPSQPPSPQPSPSPTPAQTAPSQTSPPNPQPQEIVLHQEVRSLPGSLDRVPVFNSNSPELVKEEGILLSTFPPDGKADRSAHLNFPFNGRFDIFAHHVYRADNPEDLRSLYLGILVYNPGDRPVTVNVLQGGSYLSQPDAPFITLPPEVDNPQGNVFAGPGSRVTSDVLRGEREDILPATIEIPPRSYQLLLNLPIPVATLTPPLNGRSTLMRLRSNGTVYLASLALMAEQNPDGSERAPTLTEWTNLLETGKLSSVRDRTPTPPDQTSGQIIYGRVAGVAEGSRWQAQLTDSPTALDLTIPAPGAAFSYGLSTLRGGRLGTEQSQSARMLVRYPDTAYEAHGNYGTEYDLTLPLRNASDQPQTVTIALETPIKEDTLSRNGLRFFDPLPTQTFFRGTVRVRYVDDRGLPQTRYVHLVQRRGQQGNPLVTLNLPAGGRRLVEFSFLYPPDATPPQVLTVRTVGGVGSRE; encoded by the coding sequence ATGCTGAGCGGAATTCTGGCAATGGCAATCATGGGACAAACCCTGATGGCGCAAACCCCGATGGGACAAACCCTGATGGGACAGTCCCTAATGGCACAAACGCCAGCCCCCACCCCTTCCCAACCCCCTTCGCCCCAACCGTCACCCTCTCCCACGCCAGCCCAAACTGCCCCCTCTCAAACCTCGCCGCCTAACCCTCAGCCCCAGGAAATTGTGCTGCACCAGGAGGTGCGATCGCTGCCGGGAAGCCTCGATCGGGTTCCGGTGTTTAACAGCAACAGCCCCGAACTGGTGAAAGAGGAAGGCATTTTGCTTTCGACCTTTCCGCCAGATGGCAAAGCGGATCGATCGGCGCATCTCAACTTTCCGTTCAACGGACGGTTTGATATCTTTGCTCACCATGTCTATCGGGCAGACAATCCGGAAGACCTGCGGAGCCTGTATCTGGGCATTCTGGTCTACAATCCGGGCGATCGTCCCGTGACGGTGAATGTGCTGCAAGGGGGAAGCTACCTCAGCCAGCCGGATGCCCCCTTTATTACGCTGCCGCCGGAAGTCGATAATCCCCAGGGCAATGTGTTCGCGGGTCCAGGCAGTCGAGTTACCAGCGATGTGCTGCGCGGCGAACGGGAGGACATTCTGCCAGCCACGATCGAAATTCCGCCCCGCTCCTATCAGCTTTTGCTCAACCTGCCGATTCCGGTTGCCACCCTCACGCCGCCCCTCAACGGACGATCGACCCTGATGCGGCTCCGCAGTAACGGCACAGTCTACCTGGCAAGCCTGGCACTAATGGCAGAGCAAAATCCCGACGGCTCCGAGCGTGCCCCCACCCTAACCGAGTGGACAAACCTGCTGGAAACCGGAAAGCTCTCTTCGGTTCGCGATCGCACCCCCACGCCGCCCGATCAAACCAGCGGACAAATTATCTACGGACGGGTTGCCGGAGTCGCAGAGGGGTCTCGCTGGCAGGCACAGTTAACGGATAGCCCCACTGCCCTGGATCTCACCATTCCTGCCCCCGGAGCCGCTTTCTCCTACGGACTCAGTACCCTGCGGGGCGGCAGACTCGGTACAGAACAAAGCCAATCGGCGCGAATGCTGGTGCGCTACCCGGATACCGCATACGAGGCACACGGCAACTACGGCACTGAATACGACCTCACCTTGCCCCTCCGCAATGCCAGCGATCAGCCCCAGACAGTGACGATCGCCCTTGAAACTCCCATTAAAGAGGATACGTTGAGCCGAAACGGTCTGCGCTTCTTTGACCCTCTGCCGACCCAAACCTTCTTCCGGGGCACGGTGAGAGTCAGATATGTAGACGATCGGGGCTTACCCCAAACCCGCTATGTGCATCTAGTGCAGCGTCGGGGACAGCAGGGCAATCCGCTGGTGACGCTCAATTTGCCTGCCGGAGGTCGGAGGCTGGTGGAGTTTAGTTTCCTGTATCCGCCGGATGCTACGCCACCGCAGGTGTTGACGGTGAGGACGGTTGGGGGAGTGGGGAGTAGGGAGTAG
- the treY gene encoding malto-oligosyltrehalose synthase — MMRIPLATYRLQFTPDFQFSHAQAIVPYLAELGISDLYASPILTARKGSTHGYDAVNPKEISPHLGGMEAFDTLIQELKPRNMGWLQDIVPNHMAFDSQNYILVDVVENGPDSQYHDYFDIDWNHPYEGLKGRVLAPFLGKFYGDCLESGELQLKYGETGLSINYYALSFPIRIESYSHVLMHNLSELREKLGRDNPDFVKLLGVLYMVRYIPSGAERRERYEQITFIKRMLWELWNDSPEVKEFIENNIQTFNGEVGNAASFDRLDKLLSEQFFRLSYWKVGNEELNYRRFFTVNDLIAMRVEEKHVFDTTHSFILKLVEEGKFTGLRIDHIDGLYHPVEYINRLREKAPDVYLVVEKILEPHEDLPLNWAIQGTTGYDFMSKVNCLFSQQSSEADFDAIYQSFIGETVSSEEIIDEKKRLIIGKHLAGDIDNLAVVLKQISERYRYTSDFTMYGLKRALVEVLAMFPVYRTYVSPEGFRKTDRECLRDVIDKAKEKIPNFTNELSFIEKCLLLESDANLPEEEKQLWLRFLMRMQQFTGPLMAKGVEDTAMYAYNRLVSLNEVGSSIAQFGISIDEFHAYNQNRASRWPHAMSGTATHDTKRGEDVRARLNVLSELPQEWEHHLRNWHAINAPLKDTVEGLDAPAHNDEYFLYQTLLGAYPFDPAEHDSFIDRVKEYVIKACRESKVHSSWQLPDSDYEKAYTDFVDRILKNTDDNLFLQEFRPFQRKIQHYGICNSLSQTLLKMTAPGVPDFYQGTELWDLSLVDPDNRRPVDYEKRHHFLKDIKAQIDSDLPGLVSQLLKSPDDGRIKLFLIHQVLKARHAYAELFQRGTYEPIPIVGSLKGHLVAFMRELSDTRMIVIAPRFPTAIIKEGEYPIGESVWHETRLLQPPGSTTVWHDLITGREIDTEETIWIKETLTQFPVALLVSEEVGSRGVDG, encoded by the coding sequence ATGATGCGAATTCCCCTGGCAACTTATCGGCTTCAATTCACCCCGGATTTTCAGTTTTCCCATGCTCAGGCGATCGTTCCCTACCTGGCAGAACTGGGAATTTCTGACCTCTATGCGTCACCCATTCTGACGGCGCGGAAGGGCAGCACCCACGGTTACGATGCGGTCAATCCGAAGGAAATTAGTCCCCATCTGGGCGGCATGGAAGCCTTTGACACGCTGATCCAGGAATTGAAGCCGCGCAATATGGGCTGGCTCCAGGATATTGTGCCGAACCACATGGCGTTTGATAGCCAGAACTATATTCTGGTAGATGTGGTGGAGAATGGTCCCGATTCTCAGTATCACGATTATTTTGATATTGACTGGAATCATCCCTATGAAGGCTTAAAGGGAAGGGTTCTCGCACCGTTTCTGGGCAAATTCTACGGGGACTGTTTAGAAAGCGGCGAACTTCAGCTTAAATACGGAGAGACGGGGCTGTCGATTAATTATTACGCCCTCAGTTTCCCCATTCGGATTGAGTCCTATAGCCATGTGCTGATGCACAATCTGTCAGAGCTGCGGGAAAAATTAGGACGCGATAATCCCGATTTTGTCAAGCTGCTCGGCGTTTTGTACATGGTGCGATATATTCCGTCCGGAGCAGAACGGCGAGAACGCTATGAGCAGATTACTTTTATCAAACGAATGCTTTGGGAACTCTGGAACGACAGCCCCGAGGTCAAAGAGTTTATTGAAAATAACATTCAGACCTTTAACGGCGAAGTTGGGAATGCTGCTAGCTTCGATCGCCTGGATAAACTGCTCTCGGAACAGTTCTTCCGACTGTCCTACTGGAAGGTAGGAAATGAGGAGTTAAACTATCGGCGATTCTTCACCGTCAATGATTTGATTGCGATGCGGGTTGAGGAAAAGCACGTCTTTGATACGACTCACTCATTTATTCTAAAACTAGTCGAAGAAGGCAAATTTACGGGACTGCGAATCGACCATATTGATGGTTTATATCATCCGGTCGAATACATTAACCGTCTGCGGGAAAAAGCACCGGATGTGTATCTGGTAGTCGAAAAAATTCTGGAACCCCACGAAGATCTACCGCTCAACTGGGCAATCCAGGGAACAACCGGCTATGACTTTATGAGTAAAGTGAACTGCCTGTTCTCCCAACAGTCCAGCGAAGCCGATTTTGATGCGATTTATCAAAGCTTCATCGGTGAAACGGTATCCAGTGAGGAAATTATTGATGAAAAGAAACGCCTGATTATTGGAAAGCATTTGGCAGGCGATATTGATAACCTGGCGGTTGTCTTAAAACAAATTTCAGAACGCTATCGGTACACCAGCGACTTCACGATGTATGGTCTCAAGCGGGCACTCGTCGAAGTGCTGGCAATGTTCCCCGTATATCGCACCTATGTCAGCCCAGAGGGATTCCGTAAAACCGATCGTGAATGCCTGCGAGACGTGATCGACAAAGCGAAGGAGAAAATTCCCAACTTCACGAATGAACTCTCGTTTATCGAAAAATGTCTGCTGCTGGAATCTGATGCGAACCTGCCAGAGGAAGAAAAGCAGCTCTGGCTCCGCTTTCTCATGAGAATGCAGCAGTTTACGGGACCGCTGATGGCAAAAGGCGTTGAGGATACTGCCATGTATGCCTACAACCGTCTAGTTTCCCTGAACGAAGTCGGTTCCAGCATTGCCCAATTTGGTATTTCGATCGACGAATTCCACGCCTACAACCAGAATCGTGCTTCCCGCTGGCCCCATGCCATGAGTGGCACTGCAACCCACGACACCAAACGCGGCGAGGATGTTCGGGCGCGGTTAAATGTACTGTCGGAACTGCCACAGGAATGGGAACATCATCTGAGAAACTGGCACGCCATCAACGCACCGTTGAAGGACACAGTAGAGGGTTTAGACGCTCCTGCCCACAACGACGAGTATTTCCTGTATCAAACGCTGCTGGGCGCATACCCCTTCGATCCCGCCGAGCATGATTCCTTCATCGATCGCGTCAAGGAATACGTGATTAAAGCCTGCCGCGAATCCAAGGTGCATTCCTCCTGGCAGCTCCCAGATAGCGATTACGAGAAGGCATACACCGACTTTGTCGATCGCATCCTGAAGAACACCGACGACAATCTGTTCCTACAGGAATTCCGCCCCTTCCAGCGTAAGATTCAGCACTACGGCATCTGCAATTCCCTGTCGCAAACCCTGCTGAAAATGACCGCTCCCGGCGTGCCGGACTTCTACCAGGGAACTGAACTCTGGGATCTGAGCCTGGTCGATCCCGATAACCGCCGCCCTGTGGACTACGAGAAGCGGCACCATTTCCTGAAGGACATCAAGGCACAAATCGACTCCGACCTGCCCGGCTTAGTCAGCCAATTGCTCAAATCTCCCGACGACGGACGGATTAAACTATTCCTGATTCATCAGGTTCTCAAGGCACGTCACGCCTACGCCGAACTCTTCCAGCGCGGCACCTACGAACCGATCCCGATCGTCGGCAGCCTCAAAGGGCACCTGGTCGCCTTTATGCGCGAACTGAGCGACACCCGTATGATCGTCATCGCCCCCCGCTTCCCTACCGCGATCATCAAAGAAGGCGAATACCCGATCGGCGAATCGGTCTGGCACGAAACCCGCCTCCTCCAGCCCCCCGGCTCGACCACCGTTTGGCACGATTTGATCACCGGACGCGAGATCGACACCGAGGAGACGATCTGGATTAAGGAAACCCTAACCCAGTTCCCGGTGGCGCTGTTGGTGAGTGAGGAAGTGGGGAGTAGAGGGGTGGATGGGTAG
- a CDS encoding four helix bundle protein: protein MSQVEERYSLTDQIRRSSRSVCANLGEAWRKRRYEAAFISKLSDCQAETTETQIWLEFAVKCSYLDVEIGRQLYKNYNQILGKLVHMTKHSSTWLIQ from the coding sequence ATGAGCCAGGTAGAGGAGCGGTATTCGCTAACAGACCAAATACGCAGATCGTCCCGATCAGTCTGTGCAAATTTAGGGGAGGCGTGGCGCAAGCGCAGATATGAAGCAGCCTTTATTTCTAAACTTAGCGATTGCCAAGCAGAAACCACCGAAACCCAGATCTGGCTGGAGTTCGCCGTGAAATGCAGCTATCTAGATGTTGAGATCGGCAGACAACTCTACAAAAACTACAATCAAATCCTGGGCAAGCTCGTCCACATGACCAAACACTCCTCTACCTGGCTCATCCAATAG
- a CDS encoding cell division protein SepF encodes MNLFQRLRDAIGFGEGYDEYDEYDEEGEVLEGESLEGDRTPIQRSGKVVGMPGVLMEVTLMQPRSFEEASQAVMALRERKSVVLNLASLDPVQAQRCADYVAGGAFAIDGHQQQLSTHVFLFTPSFVQITQSGIEATVKQIAQAQQNPWASPQQRPS; translated from the coding sequence ATGAATCTTTTCCAACGCTTGCGGGATGCGATCGGGTTCGGTGAGGGTTACGACGAGTACGACGAGTACGATGAAGAGGGCGAAGTCCTGGAAGGGGAGTCGTTAGAAGGCGATCGAACCCCCATTCAGCGATCGGGCAAGGTCGTGGGGATGCCGGGTGTCCTGATGGAAGTGACGCTAATGCAGCCGCGATCGTTTGAGGAAGCTTCTCAGGCGGTGATGGCACTGCGGGAACGGAAGTCGGTTGTCCTGAATCTGGCATCGCTCGATCCGGTGCAAGCGCAGCGTTGTGCGGATTATGTGGCGGGTGGGGCATTTGCGATCGATGGGCATCAGCAGCAGTTGAGTACCCACGTTTTTCTATTTACCCCCAGCTTCGTTCAGATCACGCAGTCGGGGATTGAGGCAACCGTGAAGCAGATCGCACAGGCGCAGCAAAATCCCTGGGCAAGTCCTCAGCAGCGTCCTAGCTAG
- a CDS encoding DUF4870 domain-containing protein has product MEGLYDTDKRKLLSALSHGSIFFSGLLVSVLVPAAILFAVEDPVVKANAKEALNFHFNVWLYGILLIPLSFITFGLAGGIWFLVHWGMTIWAIAKCLGNPDQAVHYPFIFRLL; this is encoded by the coding sequence ATGGAAGGTTTGTACGACACAGATAAGCGCAAACTGCTATCGGCCTTATCGCACGGCTCTATCTTCTTTAGCGGCTTGCTGGTGTCTGTTCTCGTTCCTGCGGCAATTCTGTTTGCTGTAGAAGATCCCGTTGTCAAGGCAAATGCGAAGGAAGCGCTAAACTTTCACTTCAACGTCTGGCTGTACGGCATTTTGCTCATTCCGCTTTCGTTCATTACGTTTGGTTTAGCGGGCGGCATTTGGTTCCTGGTTCATTGGGGTATGACAATCTGGGCGATCGCCAAATGTCTAGGCAACCCCGATCAGGCAGTTCACTATCCGTTTATCTTCAGACTTCTCTAA
- the treZ gene encoding malto-oligosyltrehalose trehalohydrolase, with product MQIGSRYLGNGQCHFIVWSPLSQQVELHLVSPEDKLIPLEKDDQGYWQTTIAAEPGTLYFYRLNGEVDRPDPASQSQPQGVHGPSEVVDQGKYTWNDGQWQGIPLDDWIIYEMHVGTFTPEGTFDAMISRIPELLELGVNVIEIMPIAQFPGDRNWGYDGVYPYGVQQSYGGVDGLKRLVDACHQQGMAVILDVVYNHMGPEGNYFSQFAPYFTDRYKTPWGSAINYDDAYSDEVRNYFIENVRYWLSDYHLDGLRMDAIHAIYDFGAKHILQEMADAANQIAQETGRKIHLIAESDLNDPRIIRSSEAGGYGIHAQWCDDFHHSLRTILTKESHGYYADYGDLDHLARAYRDSFVYAWTYSPSRKRKHGSSAIDCPTTQFVICSQNHDQVGNRMLGDRLTEVVSFEALKIAAAAVLLSPCIPMLFMGEEYGEEAPFQYFVSHGDPGLVEAVRKGRKEEFAAFHAEGEAPDPQSEDTFQRSKLNWDKRHEGKHKTLWQFYQTLIRMRQQIPALAHKDRDCLEAIVLDNEQVLMLRRWFQDQEVVCLFNVHQKPVELSLSLADGNWKKLLDSSDAIWGGSGSPTAEIVTVQPSQPQTFQLNPESVVVYSK from the coding sequence ATGCAAATCGGATCTCGCTATCTCGGCAACGGTCAGTGTCACTTTATCGTCTGGTCGCCCCTGAGCCAGCAGGTGGAACTCCACCTCGTTTCGCCCGAAGACAAACTGATTCCGCTTGAAAAGGACGATCAGGGCTACTGGCAAACTACGATCGCCGCTGAGCCGGGCACGCTGTATTTCTATCGGCTAAACGGTGAGGTCGATCGCCCCGATCCTGCTTCCCAATCCCAGCCGCAGGGAGTTCACGGTCCTTCCGAGGTCGTGGATCAGGGCAAGTACACCTGGAACGATGGGCAGTGGCAGGGGATTCCGCTGGATGACTGGATCATCTACGAGATGCACGTCGGCACCTTTACACCGGAGGGAACGTTCGACGCGATGATTTCCCGCATTCCGGAACTGCTGGAACTGGGCGTGAACGTGATCGAAATTATGCCGATCGCCCAGTTCCCAGGAGATCGAAACTGGGGCTATGACGGGGTTTATCCCTACGGGGTGCAGCAGTCCTACGGCGGCGTGGATGGCTTGAAGCGACTGGTAGATGCCTGCCATCAGCAAGGAATGGCGGTGATCCTGGACGTGGTGTACAACCACATGGGACCGGAGGGCAACTATTTTAGTCAGTTTGCGCCCTACTTTACCGATCGCTACAAAACGCCCTGGGGCAGTGCGATTAACTATGACGATGCCTACAGCGACGAGGTACGGAATTATTTCATTGAAAACGTGCGCTACTGGCTGAGCGATTACCATCTCGACGGACTGCGGATGGACGCGATCCATGCCATTTACGACTTTGGCGCAAAGCACATTCTGCAAGAAATGGCAGATGCCGCGAACCAGATTGCCCAGGAAACCGGACGCAAGATTCATCTGATCGCTGAAAGCGATCTCAATGATCCCCGGATTATTCGATCGTCCGAAGCAGGCGGCTACGGCATCCATGCCCAGTGGTGCGACGATTTTCACCATTCGCTGCGAACCATCCTCACCAAGGAAAGTCACGGCTACTACGCCGACTACGGCGATCTGGATCACCTGGCACGCGCCTATCGGGATAGCTTCGTCTATGCCTGGACCTACTCCCCCAGCCGCAAACGCAAACACGGCAGTAGCGCGATCGACTGTCCCACCACGCAGTTTGTCATCTGTTCCCAGAACCACGATCAGGTAGGCAACCGGATGCTGGGCGATCGCCTCACCGAAGTCGTTTCCTTCGAGGCGCTGAAGATTGCGGCGGCGGCAGTGCTGCTGTCTCCCTGTATTCCCATGCTGTTTATGGGCGAGGAATACGGCGAGGAAGCCCCGTTCCAGTATTTTGTCAGTCACGGCGATCCGGGTCTGGTGGAGGCAGTGCGGAAAGGTCGCAAGGAGGAATTTGCCGCCTTCCATGCCGAAGGAGAAGCGCCCGATCCTCAGTCCGAAGACACCTTCCAACGATCGAAGCTGAACTGGGACAAGCGGCACGAAGGCAAGCACAAAACCCTCTGGCAGTTTTACCAAACGCTGATTCGGATGCGGCAGCAGATTCCTGCCCTCGCCCACAAGGATCGCGACTGTCTGGAGGCGATCGTGCTGGACAATGAACAGGTGCTAATGCTGCGCCGCTGGTTTCAGGATCAGGAGGTCGTCTGTCTATTTAACGTCCACCAGAAGCCCGTTGAATTGAGCCTGAGTTTAGCGGACGGCAACTGGAAAAAACTGCTCGATTCCAGCGATGCAATTTGGGGCGGCAGCGGTTCCCCCACGGCGGAAATTGTTACGGTGCAGCCTTCCCAACCGCAAACGTTCCAGCTTAATCCGGAAAGTGTGGTGGTTTACAGCAAATAG
- a CDS encoding threonine aldolase family protein has product MTSIDRLSPLPEQFASDNYSGICPEALDYMLRANEGAAPAYGNDIWTEQASNRFREMFETDCEVFFVFNGTAANSLSLAALCQSYHSVICHEVAHIETDECGAPEFASNGSKLLLGKGENGKLTPESIASIATRRDDLHYPKPKVVSLTQATELGTIYSIDELQAIKEVAQQHKLRIHMDGARFANAIAATGHSPAELSWKAGVDVLCFCGTKNGMAIGEAILFFDKALAEDFAYRCKQAGQLASKMRFIAAPWLGLLETGAWLKNAQHANRCAEYLEKQLLQLEEVEILCPRQVNGVFVELPQAVIESLQSKNWLFYTFIGSGGVRFMCSWASTFERIDRLVGDIKEALVTSRGTYALR; this is encoded by the coding sequence ATGACCTCGATCGATCGTCTTTCTCCCCTGCCCGAACAGTTCGCGAGCGACAATTATTCCGGCATATGTCCTGAAGCGTTGGACTATATGCTACGGGCAAATGAAGGGGCTGCGCCTGCCTACGGGAACGATATCTGGACGGAGCAGGCATCGAACCGCTTCCGAGAGATGTTTGAGACGGACTGCGAAGTGTTCTTTGTGTTTAACGGCACAGCAGCTAATTCCCTGTCCCTGGCAGCGCTCTGTCAGTCCTATCACAGCGTCATTTGCCACGAAGTTGCCCACATCGAAACGGATGAATGCGGCGCACCAGAATTTGCCTCCAACGGCTCCAAACTGCTGCTGGGGAAGGGAGAAAACGGGAAGCTAACCCCGGAATCGATCGCCAGTATTGCCACCCGTCGCGATGATCTTCACTATCCCAAACCGAAGGTCGTGAGCCTGACGCAGGCTACAGAATTGGGAACCATCTATTCGATCGATGAACTCCAGGCAATTAAAGAGGTCGCCCAGCAGCACAAACTGCGGATTCACATGGATGGCGCGAGATTTGCCAATGCGATCGCCGCTACGGGTCACAGTCCGGCAGAGCTGAGCTGGAAGGCGGGGGTGGATGTGCTGTGCTTTTGTGGGACAAAGAACGGGATGGCGATCGGGGAAGCGATCCTGTTTTTCGACAAAGCTCTGGCAGAGGATTTCGCCTACCGCTGCAAACAGGCGGGTCAGCTTGCTTCCAAAATGCGGTTTATTGCGGCTCCCTGGCTGGGACTACTGGAAACGGGCGCATGGCTGAAGAATGCCCAACACGCCAATCGCTGCGCGGAATATCTGGAGAAGCAGCTTTTACAGCTTGAGGAAGTCGAAATCCTCTGTCCGCGTCAGGTGAATGGAGTCTTTGTAGAACTCCCGCAGGCGGTGATCGAGAGCCTGCAATCAAAAAATTGGCTGTTCTACACGTTTATCGGCTCTGGCGGCGTACGTTTCATGTGTTCCTGGGCATCGACGTTTGAGCGGATTGATCGGCTGGTGGGCGATATCAAGGAAGCTTTGGTGACTTCTCGCGGAACCTATGCCCTGCGGTAG